TTATCTCTGTCATGCATCTTCTCCGTCCTTTTGTTCTCTCCGTGCTCCTTTTCGTCATCATCCTGCACGCaccctcgccctccgccgccgcagacaCGCTCCGACGCGGCCATGCACTTGCCGGCCACGACAAGCTTGTCTCGGGCAATGGCAAGTTCGCGCTCAGCTTCTTCCAACTCCAAACAGGGGCCTCCTATTACCTCGGCATATGTTTTGATAAAGTCCCCGTGCTGACCCCCGTGTGGACAGCCAACAGGGACAATCCCATCTCCAATTCCACTTCGCCGGAGCTCATCATTTCCGGCGACGGCAACATGGTTGTCTTAGCTCAGGGCACCACCATCTGGTCTACCCGGGCAAACACAACAACCAATGACACCGTCGCTGTGCTCTTGGGCAATGGCAACCTAGTTCTACGGAGCTCCTCCAACCCTTCACTCACATTCTGGGAAAGCTTCGACTACCCAACAGACACCATGCTACCTGGTGTAAAGATTGGATGGAACAAGGTCACCGGCTTGAACCGCCGACTTGTTTCGAGGAAGAATTCCATCGATCTGTCCTCAGGTCTATACTCCTCGAGGATGGACCACGATGGGGTTGGCAGGATGATGTGGAACTCATCTTCTATGTATTGGTCCAGCACTTGGAATGGTAGATTCTTCAGCGCCATACCGGAGATGTCTGCAGGTTCCTCTATAGCCAATCAAACGTTCGTCGACAACGACCAAGAGCTTTACTACACCTACAACATCTTTGATGAGCGCATAATCATAGCCTGTGTGCTGGATGTCTCTGGTCGAAACCAAGTGCGCGTTTGGACTGGGCAAGATTGGATGACAGTGAACAATCAACCAGCACAACAGTGTGATGTGTATGCTGTCTGTGGGCCTTTCACCATCTGCTCAGAAAGCACTTCTGATGCAGATCCTTTCTGTAACTGCATGAGGGGGTTCTCTTTGAAATCACCTGCGGATTGGGAGATTGAGGACAGAACAGGAGGGTGCATCAGAAACACTCCATTGAACTGCGGCGTAGACCATGGAAATGAAACCGTTGTGGCAGACAAATTCTACCCTATGCCAGGCATTAGGTTGCCCCAGGATGGCCGCCAAACCATGCCAAATGTGTCTAGCGCGAATGAGTGCGCACAAGTTTGTTTGAGTAATTGCTCTTGCACTGCATATTCTTACGGCAAAGATGGTTGCTCTATCTGGCATGGCGACTTACTTAATGTAGCTACTGACGGTAATCAAGAAATGATTTACCTTCGCCTTGCTGCAAAAGAGTTAGAGACTGGGAAAGGCAATAGGACTGCCATGATCATTGGTGTTGCCATTGGCACGAGCATTGTCGCTTTGGTTTTTATTCTCCTCATAGTGATTTGGAGGAGAAATGGGAAGTGGTCTAGACCCACAGTAGGCAATGATCAAGGTAGCGTTGGCATAATTGCGTTCAAAAATGCTGATTTGCAAGATGCAACCAAAAAGTTCTCGGAGAAGCTAGGCGCGGGTGGTTTTGGTTCTGTATTCAAGGGGTTCTTAAGTGACTCGATTGCCATAGCAGTGAAAAGGCTTGATGGTGATCGACAAGGAGAGAAACAATTCAGGGCAGAAGTAAATTCAATTGGAGTCATCCAGCATATAAACTTAGTGAAATTGATCGGGTTTTGCTGCGAAGGTGATAGGAGGTTACTCGTGTACGAGTACATGCCAAACGGCTCCCTAGATTCTCACCTGTTCCAAAGTTGTGGCACAGTTTTAGATTGGAACATGAGATACCAAATAGCTCTTGGAGTTGCTAGAGGTCTAGGATACTTGCACCATGGCTGCCGAGATTGCATCATACACTGTGACATCAAACCACAGAATATACTTCTAGATGCATCTTTTGTTCCAAAAATTGCAGATTTTGGGATGGCCAAGTTACTTGGGAGGGAGTTCAGCCGTGTTGTGACTACAATGCGAGGAACTGTCGGATATCTTGCTCCAGAATGGATCAGTGGAATGCCTATTACTCCCAAAATCGATGTTTACAGCTACGGGATGGTCTTGCTAGAAATCGTGTCGGGAAAGAGGAACTGTGTTGAACATTCGTCCAGTCATACTGAAGGCCAAGGAGACTATTTACCTGTGCAAgttgcacacaagcttctccatGGAGATATTCTGAGCATTGTGGATGCAAACTTGCATGGTGAGGTGAACATAGAGGAAGCTGAAAGAGTTTGCAAAGTCGCATGTTGGTGCATCCAAGATCTTGAGTCTGATCGGCCCACGATGATTGAGGTGGTACAGTTTCTCGAGGGAATATGCGAACTAGAAATGCCTCCAATGCCTAGGCTACTCAGTGCTATTGCAGGAAGCAGCCTACATCACACGAGAGTGTGATCtatagcttttcagcaaatccAATAATTCATGAGAAGTCTGTCAGTTGGGatggcaaattttttttttctgtagggtacaaataaatttattttctgTATCATGTAATATTTTGTCTTGTAGTGTAAAAATAAATCTGTTTTCTGTAACATACAATATTTCTATGTACCCTAATATTTGTAACATGTCTTCTATGTGACAATCACTATTCCAAAAATACTTTGTCCGGGGTTTGGGATTTTAGATCATAGGCGGGCGCAAACGGAGTCTACCTATGATCAAGCCAAGCGGGCCCCACACTAAAGGCCGGCCTGTCTCTAGAAATGTTTTATATGGGCGGGCCTATAAATATCCATTTACAGGGCCAGAGTAAAAGGCCTTTTACAGGGGCGGGTAGACAGTAAACCGCCCTGGTGCAATAAGAagcaaaaatatttttggtggcCGGGGACTCAAACCCCCGACCTTAAGGTTTAGAAGGGGAAGCTTTAGCATTGTGCCAGTTTGAGAAGTTCGATGTAAGTGGAATGAGAATGTCTTTTATTGTTTTTACTCAACACTTTTTTTTagggataagtctattttacaacctcAAACTAGTCAATaagtctgtttttcaacctcatactacgaaaccgggtaacaTAGGCCCTCAAACTGGCAAAACCGTCCGAATCACCCCCTTGAGTACTGTAGCAAGCTGTTTTGagggcggttttgctacagcaACATTttcgaatttctggaatttcacacctctcaattaaataagaaagaaagcatagttaatattgtctaaaaatcatgatatttttttgggaggtagataaaaagacaaggaatttattttggctagatgtgatacattaaacataatgaaatttgaattataaaattttaaatatgggtagaatttaaaatttcttgaatttttgggttagctaaacctttgataaaaaatgaaataaaaatatgataattcataattttttatttagtttaataaggtattttttattggcctaagtttttatgaaagtttttgaattccttcgcaatgctcaaatttgaatcaaatttgattcctcaaattttaatttatgaattttctatagaacttgggccaataaaaagtacctaactaaactaaataaaaaattatgaattatcatatttttaatgcatttttatcataggtttagctgacctaaaaattcaaggaattttgaattctacctatttttaaaattttataattcaaattcctttatgtctattgtagcacatctagccaaaatagattccttgtcttttgatataactcccaaaaaaatatcatgatttttagacaatattaactatgttttctttattatttaattgagagaggtgtgaaattccagaaattcggaaattttactgtagcaaaaccgcctttGGCTGAGTCAGGGTTGCttttcaaacggtttcgttagttggaggtgtagtatgtccggtttcgtagttcaagggccaaaatcggactatcgtgatagttcagggttgaaaaatagacttttcccttttttttaaaatgttcAAACTTATTAGAAGAAGAATCAGCATGCTGTCCTCATGATATCATGAGAAGTTCACATCGCTGTACTTTGAACACAACATCTGAACTAACATTCTGTATGAGGCCGTGACAATTTCACATCCCTTGTGCTTTGGTCAGAATGTCTGAACTAGTCTGATAAACTCAAATAGTTGTACTTCGACCAGAGTGTCTGAAAATGGCGGTTTACAATCTTCGCTGGAATGAGCGGGCCGGGGATGGGAAACTAACATCAACAGGCACTATGATTAACGGATAATGAGCTGCATCTCTATTCCTCCACAATCTCTAGGTCTGCTGGATCGACGGACGTGAACTCACCCTCTTGCACGAACAAGCCACTATGATTGACGATCTTCCTTTGTGGGATCTGGCTGATCTTGAGGCGGCCCTCGTCGGTGAGCTCCCAGTCGAAGATCTCGAGGTTTTGCTTGAGCCTCTCCTTGTTGTAGCTCTTGACGATGGATGTCACTCCCTGCTCGTATATCCACTGCAGTGACACCTGAAGCCAAAGAAGGAAAAATGCTTCTACTTTAGATAGTAGCGCTAGTAACTTTCCTGGACCGCACCTAGGAGTATCGAGTCATCTGATGTCTGATGTTCCCCCAATAACACCACGAAATTGAACCTAGGCAGCAGGCTACTgagcttctctctctctctctctctctctctctctctctctctctctctctctctctctctctctctctctctctctctctctctcgcaaaGAAAAGGAAGTAGTCTACTAACACAGGACCAGTAGGTGAGAGCAGTGACTAGTCGGACAAGCAGCGGTGGAATTGGGGTTGGCCGGCAGGAGCCAAGGCCCCTAACAACATAATTTTCCTTTAGATAGCCATTAACCTTAGCTTAATCTTAGCCCACTTGAGCCACAACAAAAGCCTATCGTATCATTTAGTTGTTTGGAAATCCACAATGTAGATATCTAGTCTCGGAAGTTTGCTCCATGACAGCTCGCTAGTGACTACATACTCACAACTCCATCAGCATCTCGGCGGAGGGCGCTAGATGGACTCACGTCTCACAATCGGCATCACGCGAATGTATGACAAACCGTCGTCGGCAAGCAGGCAGGCGACCATAGCCGAGATGGACGGCAACAGCAAACTCACCTGTTCCACTAATGCGATCGCATTAGCCATCACAACCATGGCTTCTGTCTATATATATACTTCTCCAGTTTAAACCTATATAAATATATGGTTCTTGATTCGCTATGCCCTGTAAACTATTGTTGATTTCGTGTCGCATGATAGAAGAGCAATAGATATTGTTTTTTTAATTAAGCCTAATATTTATAGTTGTAATTTCATAATTAAATAACCATTAAATAATATAGATTGTAACTAGCTAGTGTATATTAGCGCGGTCAATACAAGATTAATGCAAATTGTTAAATTCTCAAACTTAGAAATAAATATCACCAGTGTTTTATTGGTCCCTTTTAAATTTCTTTCCAGTTCTGCCATTGCGTACAAGCATGAGTATAGTGGCAACCGGTCCGAGGTACCGGTACGCGCCAGCACATCATCCTCTCGAAAGCAACATCGAGCGAAATTTTATAAGCACGCCAACGACGGAAGAGgcagtcttttctttttcaccaCTCGAGGGGATCATGAATGACTGAATGGACCACGGACCCAATCATCACTGACCACCGCAGTGCGCTGGGAACTTTCCCCACCTTGCTGGCCGGCCACCGCGCACGCACGGCACGACTAGCTACGTGTGTGGGTGGGGCGTACCTGCGCGACGGTTTTGCCTCTGGCCTCGGCGATCTCGGCGAGCACCGGGGGCTCGAGCACGGCGTTGCCTTTCCCGTCCCAGGTCTGGCCTCCCAGCGGCGGGCGAGTACGCCGCGACGTGGATGCCCTTGTCGGCGCAGTACGACCTCAGCGTCCGCTGCTTCCACACCGGGTTCAGCTCCACCTGCAGATCAAACAGGAGAGGACGCAGCGAGAATGCGGATGGAGGGTCGCAGTGCTTGTTGTGTACTATTTATCTTGGATCATGGAAGGACGATGGTGTCCATCGAATTCCGAGTCCGTTTCCAATCCTCTGCAGTTTGGATTGGATCTCGTGACGTGCTTGTTCGCTCTGGTCACAATCATCATCCCCGACCCGGATTCGGCCGGCGTGCCTCCATGATATACACCTCTACCAGCAGAGGAGCATGCAGCAGGCAGACGATCGAtggagaagcgccgccgccggatcacgGTCACGGCTGCGGCCAGCATCATCCCGGACGACCTGCTGGTCTCCGAGGTCCTCGTCCGCCTCCCGGCCAGGTCCCTCGCGCGCTGCAGGTGCGTGTGCCGCTCCTGGCGCGCcgggatcgccgccgccgccttcgtccGCCGCCACCTCGAGCTGTCCCGCGCGGCGCAGTACCACCACCCCTCCGTGCTCGCCATCCCTCGCCGGATCGACTCTCTCGACAACCGCGCCACGTGCGAGGACATCAGcttccaccgcctcctcctgccgccgccagGACCACGACGCCGGGCACGGGCTCCGCCGGAGATCGTCCACGCCGAGCTCGTCTTGGAGAAGGCCTGGCCCGATGAGGGCATCACGCGCCTCATCGACCCCGCGCACTGCGACGGCCTGGTCGCCGTCGCCACCGTCACCGACAGGGTGTTCGTCTGCAACCCGGCCACCGGAGAGTTCGTCGCGCTGCCGCTTGGCAgccacaacgccgagctggatCACTACGACTACGATAATTTCGTCCCGCAGGTGGCCCTCGGCTTCGACCGGTGGCGCAAACACTACGTCGTCGCCAGGTACTTCTACCGGAcgtacgccggcggcggccaggacgATGACGTCGGCCACGAGGTGTTCGCTctcggagccggcggcggcggctcatgGGAGCCGACGCAGGACCCGCCGCACGCCGTGGGAGTGCAGAGGCCGATGTGCACGCGGCGGGCCTTC
The nucleotide sequence above comes from Panicum virgatum strain AP13 chromosome 3K, P.virgatum_v5, whole genome shotgun sequence. Encoded proteins:
- the LOC120699899 gene encoding G-type lectin S-receptor-like serine/threonine-protein kinase At2g19130, coding for MHLLRPFVLSVLLFVIILHAPSPSAAADTLRRGHALAGHDKLVSGNGKFALSFFQLQTGASYYLGICFDKVPVLTPVWTANRDNPISNSTSPELIISGDGNMVVLAQGTTIWSTRANTTTNDTVAVLLGNGNLVLRSSSNPSLTFWESFDYPTDTMLPGVKIGWNKVTGLNRRLVSRKNSIDLSSGLYSSRMDHDGVGRMMWNSSSMYWSSTWNGRFFSAIPEMSAGSSIANQTFVDNDQELYYTYNIFDERIIIACVLDVSGRNQVRVWTGQDWMTVNNQPAQQCDVYAVCGPFTICSESTSDADPFCNCMRGFSLKSPADWEIEDRTGGCIRNTPLNCGVDHGNETVVADKFYPMPGIRLPQDGRQTMPNVSSANECAQVCLSNCSCTAYSYGKDGCSIWHGDLLNVATDGNQEMIYLRLAAKELETGKGNRTAMIIGVAIGTSIVALVFILLIVIWRRNGKWSRPTVGNDQGSVGIIAFKNADLQDATKKFSEKLGAGGFGSVFKGFLSDSIAIAVKRLDGDRQGEKQFRAEVNSIGVIQHINLVKLIGFCCEGDRRLLVYEYMPNGSLDSHLFQSCGTVLDWNMRYQIALGVARGLGYLHHGCRDCIIHCDIKPQNILLDASFVPKIADFGMAKLLGREFSRVVTTMRGTVGYLAPEWISGMPITPKIDVYSYGMVLLEIVSGKRNCVEHSSSHTEGQGDYLPVQVAHKLLHGDILSIVDANLHGEVNIEEAERVCKVACWCIQDLESDRPTMIEVVQFLEGICELEMPPMPRLLSAIAGSSLHHTRV
- the LOC120699900 gene encoding F-box/LRR-repeat protein At2g43260-like, which translates into the protein MEKRRRRITVTAAASIIPDDLLVSEVLVRLPARSLARCRCVCRSWRAGIAAAAFVRRHLELSRAAQYHHPSVLAIPRRIDSLDNRATCEDISFHRLLLPPPGPRRRARAPPEIVHAELVLEKAWPDEGITRLIDPAHCDGLVAVATVTDRVFVCNPATGEFVALPLGSHNAELDHYDYDNFVPQVALGFDRWRKHYVVARYFYRTYAGGGQDDDVGHEVFALGAGGGGSWEPTQDPPHAVGVQRPMCTRRAFYWHADEPEPRLMRFGLRDRAFAVVRRPPTGWNPVDDMLDLEDGSKLCYVHAAADASFQVWLADDDDEELRWSLRCRIDLLDPDPGVQYNLMPVAAADDGDTLVAHAIGTLWKYDMGNQGAEEAVVEMHNVMYGRRDGSKFFLAQSFHSEHHILPYIESLVAIA